A stretch of DNA from Brevibacterium sp. CBA3109:
CAGGAACTCCGAGCTCGCGTTGGACGGCGACGACGATTCCGCCCTTGGCAGTGCCGTCGAGCTTGGTCAGCACGATGCCGGTGATGTTGACCGCCTCGGCGAAGACCTTGGCCTGCTGCATTCCGTTCTGCCCAGTCGTGGCGTCGAGGACCAGGAGCACCTCGTCGATCTCGTGCCCCTCACCCAGGGGGCGTGTGGCCACACGCTTGACCTTGCCGAGTTCGTCCATCAGGCCGATCTTGTTCTGCAGGCGTCCGGCGGTGTCGATGAGCACGACGTCAGTGCCGTCTTCCTTGCCGCGCTCGACGGCCGAGTAGGCCACAGAAGCGGGGTCGGCCCCCTCCTCGCCACGGACGGTTTCCACACCGACACGGCCGCCCCAGGTGGACAGCTGTTCGGCGGCGGCGGCGCGGAACGTGTCGGCAGCGCCCAACAGCACACTCTGGTCTTCAGCGACGAGCACACGGGCGATCTTGCCCACGGTCGTCGTCTTGCCGGCGCCGTTGACTCCGACGACGAGCATCACGGCCGGATCGCCGCCGGTGCCTGTGGTGGCCAGTTCACGATCCATG
This window harbors:
- the ftsY gene encoding signal recognition particle-docking protein FtsY, whose amino-acid sequence is MDQPIVLLIVAAIVFILVVGLGFTLRVNAKRKGLRDKRSIDADVTGELKIDDISEAVAKEKDATRGSEVPTEPANRLVRLRERLAKSNSGLGRGLLSLLSRETLDESTWEEIEDTLILADVGVDPTTELVDRLRERVKVLGTREPEEVRGLLREELIKLVDPSMDRELATTGTGGDPAVMLVVGVNGAGKTTTVGKIARVLVAEDQSVLLGAADTFRAAAAEQLSTWGGRVGVETVRGEEGADPASVAYSAVERGKEDGTDVVLIDTAGRLQNKIGLMDELGKVKRVATRPLGEGHEIDEVLLVLDATTGQNGMQQAKVFAEAVNITGIVLTKLDGTAKGGIVVAVQRELGVPVKLIGLGEGADDLAPFTAEGFVDALLD